The nucleotide sequence CGCTGCGAGGCTTCCGACTCCCCGTGGGCGTGCTCGGTCACGGCCCGACAACGTTCGGCAGGACGCTTAAGCGAATCGTCTACGCGGAATCGCGGCGGGTCAAATCGAGGTTAGGGATCGACATAGGGGTGGCCGGTGACGAGTCTAGGACCGACGCGGTCGACTTGGACCGGTAGCGCCCGGTTCGAGTCGGGTACTCGGGAAGGAGAGACTACATCCACGGGTCCGTGAGGGTACCTTGGGGTGCCACTCTTGCGGCCACACCGATAGGGGGAACCGGAACGGGGAGGTGTTCTGTTGCCGAGGATGTGGCTTCACCGGCAACGCGGACGTCAACGCCGCGAAGAACCTCCTGATACGGTTTAGGGGCCGAGAGCCCACCCCCGCCCGAGCCTACGGTCCGGGCTTCCAACCGGGAGGTGGGGCCTAAATGTCTACGCCGAAAGGAACGGTCACTCAGACCCTGGGAGCAACTCGAATCCGGCCTGCCGGAAGTCGGAGTCGAATCCAAACGCGAGCCGGATCCCGAGCGCCTGCATGGTCACAAAGCTCAGACAGTCGGTCAGACTCCAGCGCTTATCGGGGCGACTGAGA is from Thermoplasmata archaeon and encodes:
- a CDS encoding zinc ribbon domain-containing protein, which codes for MGCHSCGHTDRGNRNGEVFCCRGCGFTGNADVNAAKNLLIRFRGREPTPARAYGPGFQPGGGA